The Deinococcus sonorensis KR-87 genome includes a window with the following:
- a CDS encoding PASTA domain-containing protein yields MTRSDVQGPETRIDGKYLVLSEVSREDQTVLYTVQQEGREPLLRLGWFEVTGPAERSFFHRYRSALKALSPAGLVDVVARPGAYYAVWRPLEGQPLAQFLDLPVRHEDAVQAVRDLGTQLAEHGFSLTDAEVLLDPDGQPQLAYLAPRQHTLEEAVQLNTQLLTPLGRGRVRRRRPVLSVWAVLPGLLFLGGAGYLGVQAARIYLNPPSRTVQKVVGQPAEQAAQTLAGDGFRVAYATGEGPGLPVGAVVSQDPAAGSDLPVGRQITLTVNNPPSLTVPRLEELNLDQVQAQLAENRLTRGAVMTVDGTFSGTPKGRVIAQLPEAGATAQRGDKVTLLVSGGTSKLTWLPPLTGLAFDDARDLARRAGLVVNRVRRQASNARENTVLSQDPAPYVRVEVGAPVTLTIAMAPYTGPSRPADSLPLPPPVYTPPATTETTEPSVPDTTDTPTTTVDSIPAVPQDTAPATVSPSVPALTATETQAQPAQTQARTVQLSYTFPATLPSGTVEIVVRDLDGERPVLAPTATGTVTGASAQQDGIQVRGDAVFVVRVNGQDYTSFPAQ; encoded by the coding sequence ATGACCCGTTCCGACGTTCAAGGCCCTGAAACCCGCATCGACGGCAAGTACCTGGTGCTCTCCGAGGTGTCGCGCGAGGACCAGACGGTGCTGTATACGGTGCAGCAGGAGGGCCGCGAGCCGCTGCTGCGGCTCGGCTGGTTCGAGGTGACCGGGCCGGCGGAGCGCAGTTTCTTCCACCGCTACCGCTCGGCTCTTAAGGCGCTGTCGCCGGCGGGGCTGGTGGACGTGGTGGCCCGGCCCGGCGCGTACTACGCGGTGTGGCGCCCGCTGGAGGGCCAGCCGCTGGCGCAGTTCCTGGACCTGCCGGTCCGCCACGAGGACGCGGTGCAGGCGGTGCGCGACCTGGGCACCCAGCTGGCCGAACACGGATTCTCGCTGACCGACGCCGAGGTGCTGCTGGATCCGGACGGCCAGCCGCAGCTGGCTTACCTGGCCCCCCGGCAGCACACCTTGGAGGAGGCGGTGCAGCTGAATACCCAGTTGCTCACGCCGCTGGGCCGCGGCCGGGTGCGCCGCCGCCGGCCGGTGCTGAGCGTCTGGGCGGTGCTGCCGGGCCTGCTGTTCCTGGGCGGGGCCGGCTACCTGGGCGTTCAGGCGGCGCGCATCTATCTGAACCCCCCGTCGCGCACGGTCCAGAAGGTGGTGGGCCAGCCGGCCGAGCAGGCCGCCCAGACGCTCGCCGGTGACGGGTTCCGGGTGGCGTATGCCACCGGCGAGGGGCCGGGCCTGCCGGTGGGTGCGGTGGTGTCGCAGGACCCGGCCGCCGGCAGCGACCTGCCGGTGGGCCGCCAGATCACCCTGACCGTCAACAATCCGCCCTCGCTGACGGTACCGCGCCTGGAGGAGCTGAACCTGGATCAGGTGCAGGCGCAGCTGGCCGAGAACCGCCTGACCCGTGGGGCCGTCATGACCGTGGACGGCACCTTCTCCGGCACGCCCAAGGGCCGCGTGATCGCGCAGCTGCCGGAGGCCGGGGCCACCGCCCAGCGCGGCGATAAGGTGACGCTGCTGGTGTCGGGCGGCACCAGCAAGCTCACCTGGCTGCCGCCGCTCACCGGCCTGGCCTTCGACGATGCCCGCGACCTGGCACGCCGGGCCGGACTGGTGGTCAACCGGGTGCGCCGTCAGGCGAGCAATGCCCGCGAGAACACCGTGCTGAGCCAGGACCCGGCTCCGTATGTGCGGGTGGAGGTGGGCGCGCCGGTCACCCTGACCATCGCCATGGCGCCCTATACCGGCCCCAGCCGTCCGGCCGACAGCCTGCCGCTGCCGCCACCGGTGTATACCCCGCCCGCCACCACGGAGACCACCGAGCCGAGCGTCCCCGACACCACCGACACCCCCACCACCACGGTGGACAGCATTCCTGCGGTGCCACAGGACACCGCGCCCGCGACCGTGAGCCCTTCGGTGCCCGCGCTGACGGCCACGGAGACCCAGGCGCAGCCGGCGCAGACCCAGGCCCGCACGGTGCAGCTGAGCTACACCTTCCCGGCCACGCTGCCCAGCGGCACAGTGGAGATCGTGGTGCGCGACCTGGACGGCGAGCGCCCGGTGCTGGCCCCCACCGCCACCGGCACGGTGACCGGGGCCTCGGCGCAGCAGGACGGCATTCAGGTGCGTGGCGACGCCGTGTTTGTGGTGCGGGTCAACGGGCAGGACTACACCAGCTTTCCGGCCCAGTGA
- a CDS encoding cysteine desulfurase family protein encodes MIYLDYAATQPMRASALRAYSEVATLAGNPASVHRAGQRLRERLEEGRTLVAAALGASPLELLANGGGTEGDNHVLLGVAQQHHHRGHLITSAIEHSAVLTPARWLAGQGMDVTVLSPDPHGRIAPEAVEAALRSDTVLVSIHHANNEIGAVQDVAALAEVAHRGGALFHTDAVQSPGVLPVDLHAWNVDFASFSAHKWGGPLGVGFLYLRRGLELPPLPLGGGQERGLRAGTQNAPGVYAAGVGLQEAAGRQPQTHAHLRALNDLFTRLALADDAVRANHTAQGSPKVASFTVAGADGEALLMNLDLAGVAASAGSACSAGTMQPSHVLTALGLSDAQARASLRFSFGEATTAQDVEQAAAAFLRAAALSR; translated from the coding sequence ATGATCTACCTGGATTACGCGGCCACCCAGCCGATGCGCGCCTCCGCGCTGCGGGCCTACAGCGAGGTGGCGACCCTGGCGGGCAACCCGGCCAGCGTGCACCGGGCCGGTCAGCGGCTGCGTGAGCGGCTGGAGGAGGGGCGCACGCTGGTGGCGGCGGCGCTAGGGGCCAGTCCGCTGGAACTGCTGGCCAACGGGGGCGGCACCGAGGGAGACAACCATGTGCTGCTGGGGGTGGCGCAGCAGCACCATCACCGGGGCCACCTGATCACTTCGGCCATCGAGCACTCGGCGGTCCTGACGCCGGCCCGCTGGCTGGCGGGGCAGGGCATGGACGTGACGGTGCTGAGCCCGGACCCGCACGGCCGGATCGCGCCCGAGGCCGTGGAGGCGGCGCTGCGCTCCGATACCGTGCTGGTCAGCATTCATCATGCCAACAACGAGATCGGAGCGGTACAGGATGTGGCGGCGCTGGCCGAGGTGGCGCACCGGGGTGGGGCCCTGTTCCATACCGACGCGGTGCAGTCGCCGGGCGTGCTGCCGGTGGACCTGCATGCCTGGAACGTGGATTTTGCCAGCTTCAGCGCGCACAAGTGGGGCGGGCCGCTGGGGGTGGGTTTTCTGTACCTGCGCCGGGGGCTGGAGCTGCCGCCGCTGCCGCTGGGCGGAGGTCAGGAGCGCGGGTTGCGGGCCGGCACCCAGAACGCGCCGGGCGTGTACGCTGCAGGAGTAGGGTTGCAGGAGGCCGCCGGGCGGCAGCCGCAGACCCACGCCCACCTGCGCGCCCTGAACGACCTGTTCACCCGGCTCGCCCTGGCCGACGACGCGGTCCGGGCCAACCACACTGCCCAGGGCAGCCCCAAGGTGGCCAGTTTCACCGTGGCCGGGGCAGACGGCGAGGCGCTGCTGATGAACCTGGACCTGGCAGGCGTGGCGGCCAGCGCCGGCAGTGCCTGCAGCGCCGGCACCATGCAGCCGAGCCACGTGCTCACCGCGCTGGGCCTGAGTGACGCCCAGGCGAGGGCCAGCCTGCGCTTCAGTTTCGGGGAGGCCACCACCGCCCAGGACGTGGAGCAGGCCGCGGCCGCATTCCTGCGTGCCGCCGCGTTGAGCCGCTGA
- a CDS encoding GGDEF domain-containing protein, with translation MTPDSLTTNTWNSLQRKIFLVLGPVGALACVAALIAQLSSLDPLDAVALPLLAGLLSLISVLLAFQRLSVQIAIRTALAGISVYFLAALHHQFGWFVLKYSMLSENTYWFAVLYAISFVAFPPKLALRTCTVVFVLSVLICGADLLTLSLSGQLNYRMVAAVVQFTLASSVLIGAQFALGIMREQLDQVRLAAYIDVLTGLPNRRYAQQQLERRIQEGKGFALVMLDIDHFKQVNDTYGHEAGDMVLRETARVVSRHLSGAQFLARWGGEEFVLVLPGLHKHGGKALAEAARTELYQHVFDQVGGLTASFGVAEWVAGESLETVMRRADAALYAAKRQGRNGVRVAMEDGRLTRLDLPAHPLQVPTKLPEVRPPDPEGSAAL, from the coding sequence TTGACCCCCGATAGCCTGACCACCAATACCTGGAACAGCCTGCAGCGCAAGATCTTCCTGGTCCTGGGGCCGGTCGGCGCCCTGGCATGTGTGGCGGCGCTGATCGCGCAGCTCAGCTCACTGGACCCGCTGGACGCGGTCGCGCTGCCGCTGCTGGCAGGGCTGCTGAGCCTGATCAGTGTGCTGCTCGCCTTCCAGCGGCTGAGTGTGCAGATCGCGATCCGGACGGCCCTGGCCGGCATCAGCGTATATTTTCTGGCGGCGCTGCATCACCAGTTCGGCTGGTTTGTGCTGAAGTACTCGATGCTCAGCGAGAACACCTACTGGTTTGCGGTGCTGTACGCCATCTCCTTCGTGGCGTTTCCGCCCAAGCTGGCGCTGCGCACGTGCACGGTGGTGTTCGTGCTGTCGGTGCTGATCTGCGGGGCTGACCTGCTGACCCTGTCGCTGAGCGGCCAGCTGAACTACCGGATGGTGGCGGCAGTGGTGCAGTTCACGCTGGCGAGCAGCGTGCTGATCGGGGCCCAGTTCGCGCTGGGCATCATGCGCGAGCAGCTGGATCAGGTGCGGCTGGCCGCCTACATCGACGTGCTGACTGGCCTGCCGAACCGCCGGTATGCCCAGCAGCAGCTGGAACGGCGCATCCAGGAAGGCAAGGGCTTTGCGCTGGTGATGCTGGACATCGACCACTTCAAGCAGGTGAACGACACCTACGGCCACGAGGCCGGCGACATGGTGCTGCGCGAGACGGCGCGGGTGGTCAGCCGCCACCTGAGCGGCGCCCAGTTCCTGGCCCGTTGGGGTGGCGAGGAATTTGTCCTGGTGCTGCCGGGCCTGCACAAGCACGGCGGCAAGGCCCTGGCGGAGGCGGCCCGCACCGAGCTGTACCAGCACGTGTTCGATCAGGTGGGCGGGCTGACCGCTAGCTTCGGCGTGGCCGAGTGGGTGGCGGGCGAGTCGCTGGAAACGGTCATGCGCCGTGCGGACGCGGCGCTCTATGCGGCCAAGCGGCAGGGGCGCAACGGGGTCCGGGTGGCTATGGAGGACGGGCGCCTGACCCGGCTGGACCTGCCGGCCCATCCGCTGCAGGTCCCGACCAAGCTGCCGGAGGTGCGTCCTCCGGACCCGGAAGGCAGCGCCGCCCTGTAG
- a CDS encoding DsbA family oxidoreductase, giving the protein MTASAPLTPLTAPRLQVDIWSDIACPWCYIGKRRFEAALQQFPYLDQVEVVWHSFELDPQAPLQPAGSMRDLLAGKYGRSPEQAQQMLNQMTETAAADGLTYHFDRLQPTNTFQAHQLVHLAAQHGLQDAMKERLFRAYLTEGAHLGELDTLVRLAAEVGLDAAEARTALEQQTHAAAVRQDEAQAQAYGIQGVPFFVLGGKYGVSGAQPPEVLAGALQQLWQEQLASSTPIQLLAPDAASCQDGACDVPQKGQGD; this is encoded by the coding sequence ATGACTGCCTCCGCTCCCCTGACTCCATTGACCGCCCCCCGCCTGCAGGTTGACATCTGGTCCGACATCGCCTGCCCCTGGTGCTACATCGGCAAGCGGCGCTTCGAGGCGGCCCTGCAGCAGTTCCCGTACCTGGATCAGGTCGAGGTGGTGTGGCACAGCTTCGAGTTGGACCCCCAGGCGCCTCTGCAGCCGGCCGGGTCCATGCGCGACCTGCTGGCCGGCAAGTACGGCCGCAGCCCGGAGCAGGCACAGCAGATGCTGAACCAGATGACCGAGACGGCCGCCGCCGATGGCCTGACCTACCACTTCGACCGCTTGCAGCCCACCAACACCTTCCAGGCGCATCAGCTGGTGCATCTGGCGGCGCAGCACGGACTGCAGGACGCGATGAAGGAGCGGCTGTTCCGCGCCTACCTGACCGAAGGCGCCCACCTGGGTGAGCTGGACACCCTGGTGCGCCTGGCCGCCGAGGTGGGGCTGGACGCCGCAGAGGCCCGAACTGCGCTGGAGCAGCAGACCCACGCCGCTGCGGTGCGTCAGGACGAGGCGCAGGCGCAGGCCTACGGCATCCAGGGGGTTCCGTTCTTTGTGCTGGGCGGCAAATACGGCGTCAGCGGTGCCCAGCCGCCGGAGGTGCTCGCCGGTGCCCTGCAGCAGCTGTGGCAGGAACAGCTCGCCTCCAGCACCCCCATTCAGTTGCTCGCACCGGACGCTGCCAGCTGTCAGGACGGAGCGTGCGACGTGCCGCAAAAGGGCCAGGGCGACTGA
- a CDS encoding DUF1697 domain-containing protein has product MTAHLHVALLRGINVGGHRRVPMPALRTVFEAAGCTRVKTYLQSGNVVFQADGPDVDRLQAALLQAFGFAVDVVLRRADEWGAVRRHCPYLAQAAADPTTVHVAFLPEPPDPQRVTAVRARAGTAWEARGREVYLHLPDGLGHSDLNLAPLGPVVTVRNWRTVEAVGALLDQP; this is encoded by the coding sequence ATGACCGCTCACCTGCACGTGGCCCTGCTGCGCGGCATCAACGTCGGGGGCCACCGCCGGGTGCCGATGCCGGCGCTGCGGACCGTCTTCGAGGCCGCTGGCTGTACCCGGGTGAAGACCTACCTGCAGAGCGGCAACGTGGTGTTCCAGGCGGACGGGCCGGACGTGGACCGGCTCCAGGCGGCCCTGCTGCAGGCCTTCGGCTTTGCGGTGGACGTGGTGCTGCGCCGGGCCGATGAGTGGGGCGCCGTGCGGCGCCACTGCCCGTATCTGGCCCAGGCCGCCGCCGATCCCACCACCGTGCATGTGGCTTTTCTGCCCGAGCCGCCGGACCCGCAGCGGGTGACGGCGGTGCGGGCGCGGGCCGGGACTGCCTGGGAAGCGAGGGGCCGCGAGGTGTACCTGCACCTGCCGGACGGGCTGGGCCACAGCGACCTGAATCTGGCGCCACTGGGGCCGGTGGTCACCGTGCGCAACTGGCGCACGGTGGAGGCCGTGGGCGCGCTGCTGGATCAGCCGTGA
- the msrB gene encoding peptide-methionine (R)-S-oxide reductase MsrB, with the protein MTTTRPGTFQKPSDAELRERLTPTQYQVTQHEGTERAFTGEYWNTDAPGLYVDVVSGEPLFSSRDKYDAGCGWPSFTRPLPSAAIRENTDYKIGYARTEVRSPLADSHLGHVFPDGPQAEGGLRYCINSAALRFVPKAQMEAEGYGAYLQDVE; encoded by the coding sequence ATGACCACCACCAGACCGGGCACCTTCCAGAAGCCCAGCGACGCCGAACTGCGCGAGCGGCTGACGCCGACCCAGTATCAGGTGACGCAGCATGAGGGCACCGAGCGCGCCTTCACCGGTGAGTACTGGAACACCGACGCGCCGGGCCTCTACGTGGACGTGGTGTCGGGCGAGCCGCTGTTCAGCAGCCGCGACAAGTACGACGCCGGTTGCGGCTGGCCCAGCTTCACCCGCCCGCTGCCGAGCGCGGCCATCCGGGAAAACACCGATTACAAGATCGGCTACGCGCGCACCGAGGTCCGGTCGCCGCTGGCCGACTCGCACCTCGGTCACGTCTTCCCGGACGGCCCGCAGGCGGAGGGAGGGCTGCGCTACTGCATCAACAGCGCCGCGCTGCGCTTCGTTCCGAAGGCCCAGATGGAAGCGGAAGGGTACGGCGCGTATCTCCAGGACGTAGAGTAA
- a CDS encoding methyltransferase, whose protein sequence is MNEPEASARPSDHLLTLLNGYRVSQALHVAATLGIADLLAGGPLASAELAERTGSHPGSLYRLLRALADAGVLAEHLGQRFGLTATGEALRSDAPDSLAGMARFIGRPYIWQAWSGLLHSVQTGENAFAHLNGESLWAYWAQRPEENRIFDAAMTGNTRRAQHALLERTDFGRYGTVIDVGGGRGTLLIALLQKFPDLKGVLFDQPQVVAHAGPLLTEAGLAERCRVVSGSFFEGVPPGGGAYLLKAVLHDWDDEQAIQILQRCHEAMAPGASLLVIERRMDQGVRDRHASLSDLNMLVGPGGRERTTAEFRTLFEHAGFTLTDIRDAGYGFSIIEGVPV, encoded by the coding sequence ATGAATGAACCAGAGGCGTCGGCCCGTCCCTCGGACCACCTGCTCACCCTGCTGAACGGGTACCGGGTCTCACAGGCCCTCCACGTCGCGGCCACCCTTGGCATTGCCGATCTGCTGGCCGGCGGGCCGCTGGCCAGCGCCGAACTGGCCGAGCGGACCGGAAGCCACCCGGGATCGCTGTACCGGCTGCTGCGGGCGCTCGCTGACGCTGGAGTGCTGGCCGAGCACCTGGGACAGCGCTTTGGGTTGACCGCAACGGGAGAGGCGCTGCGCTCCGACGCTCCGGACTCGCTGGCGGGCATGGCCCGGTTTATAGGCCGACCCTACATCTGGCAGGCCTGGTCTGGGCTTCTGCACAGCGTCCAGACTGGCGAGAACGCCTTTGCCCACCTGAACGGGGAGAGCCTGTGGGCCTACTGGGCGCAGCGGCCGGAAGAGAACCGGATCTTCGACGCGGCCATGACTGGCAACACCCGTCGGGCGCAGCATGCCCTGCTCGAACGTACCGATTTCGGGCGCTACGGCACGGTGATTGATGTGGGCGGTGGCCGGGGTACGCTGCTGATCGCCCTGCTCCAGAAGTTTCCGGACCTGAAGGGCGTGCTGTTCGATCAGCCGCAAGTGGTGGCGCACGCTGGACCGTTGCTGACCGAGGCCGGGCTGGCGGAGCGGTGCCGGGTGGTCTCCGGCAGTTTCTTTGAGGGCGTGCCGCCCGGAGGCGGGGCCTACCTGCTCAAGGCGGTGCTGCACGACTGGGACGACGAACAGGCGATCCAGATCCTGCAGCGGTGCCATGAAGCGATGGCGCCGGGCGCGTCGCTGCTGGTGATTGAGCGGCGGATGGATCAGGGCGTCCGGGACCGGCACGCCTCGCTCTCGGACCTGAACATGCTGGTGGGTCCGGGCGGCCGTGAGCGCACCACGGCCGAGTTCCGCACGCTGTTTGAACACGCCGGATTTACCCTGACGGACATCCGCGACGCCGGTTATGGCTTCTCCATCATTGAGGGCGTGCCGGTCTGA
- a CDS encoding excalibur calcium-binding domain-containing protein has translation MFSRPLLRTLALAVASLATAQAATAITTTSLNLHRQPALSGPVIQVIPAQTLLTVACSGNWCRTSYRGHGGYVARSLMRPLTRSAPLSGRGVVYFRSCTAARAAGAAPLRLAHPGYRTGLDRNHNGVACEQGE, from the coding sequence ATGTTCTCCCGACCCCTCCTGCGTACCCTGGCCCTGGCGGTGGCCAGTCTGGCCACCGCCCAGGCTGCCACGGCCATCACCACCACCAGCCTCAACCTGCACCGTCAGCCGGCCCTGAGCGGCCCGGTGATACAGGTGATCCCGGCACAGACCCTGCTCACCGTCGCCTGCAGCGGCAACTGGTGCCGCACCAGCTACCGGGGACACGGTGGGTACGTGGCCCGTTCGCTGATGCGCCCGCTCACCCGCAGCGCGCCGCTGTCCGGGCGCGGCGTGGTGTACTTCCGCTCGTGCACGGCCGCGCGTGCGGCCGGGGCCGCTCCCCTCCGGCTGGCCCACCCCGGTTACCGCACCGGCCTGGACCGCAATCACAACGGCGTGGCCTGCGAACAGGGCGAGTAA
- a CDS encoding intradiol ring-cleavage dioxygenase has protein sequence MSDHHDHHDDPFHDLGLRADASMMLHSPLDRRRVLALGLLGLGTLVGCGAAASSASAAGTGTAACPAPIPSETAGPYPADGSVASGQSVNVLTRSGIVRRDIRTSLGTGHTAAGVPLTVVLNLVNTAASCAPLSGYAVYIWHCTQDGQYSLYSQDAVAEDYLRGVQTSGADGTVTFQTVFPGCYAGRWPHIHFEVYPSLSRATSAASRIQASQLALPQAACQKVYAQSGYEASVRNLSQSSLATDNVFSDGATLQTPTMTGSVRAGYTATLTVGLAR, from the coding sequence ATGAGCGACCATCACGATCATCACGACGATCCCTTTCACGACCTGGGCCTGAGGGCCGACGCGAGCATGATGTTGCACTCTCCGCTGGATCGCCGCCGGGTGCTGGCGCTGGGCCTGCTGGGCCTCGGCACGCTGGTGGGCTGCGGGGCCGCGGCCAGTTCCGCCAGCGCGGCGGGCACCGGCACGGCGGCCTGCCCCGCTCCCATTCCTTCCGAGACGGCCGGCCCCTACCCCGCCGACGGCTCGGTGGCTTCCGGTCAGTCGGTCAACGTCCTGACCCGCTCCGGGATCGTGCGCCGCGACATCCGTACCAGCCTCGGCACCGGCCACACGGCGGCGGGCGTGCCGCTCACCGTGGTGCTGAATCTGGTGAATACGGCGGCCAGCTGCGCCCCGCTGTCCGGGTACGCCGTCTACATCTGGCACTGCACCCAGGACGGCCAGTATTCGCTGTACAGCCAGGATGCGGTGGCCGAAGATTACCTGCGCGGAGTCCAGACCAGCGGCGCAGACGGCACGGTAACGTTCCAGACGGTCTTTCCCGGCTGTTATGCCGGGCGGTGGCCGCACATCCACTTCGAGGTGTATCCGTCGCTCAGCCGCGCCACTTCGGCCGCCAGCCGCATTCAGGCCTCTCAGCTGGCGCTCCCTCAGGCGGCCTGTCAGAAGGTCTACGCCCAGAGCGGCTACGAGGCGAGCGTCCGCAACCTCTCGCAGAGCTCGCTCGCCACTGACAACGTGTTCAGCGACGGGGCCACCCTGCAGACGCCCACCATGACCGGAAGCGTCCGCGCCGGCTACACCGCCACCCTGACGGTGGGCCTGGCCCGCTGA